The following are from one region of the Dehalococcoidia bacterium genome:
- a CDS encoding GDP-mannose 4,6-dehydratase, which produces MKALVTGAAGFVGRHLVRHLLAEGDEICGVYKPGLPPATHDSIDWRPAELLDAATVRALIREVQPDCIYHLAGQASVALSWTDPVGTFEANVETTIVLFEAVLAAGIDPVVLVVGSNEMFGAARPEEQPLGESAPFRPANPYATSKVAQDYLAYQYAVSRRLRTIRVRPFMHVGPGQRPDFAIASFARQIAAIEAGEQEPILRVGNLDSARDITDVRDIVRGYRLLVTRGRPGDAYNIGRGQAYRIGDLLEMLLSMAARPIQVEVDPERLRPADTPVVLCDTRKIEREIGWRPEIDLRTTLRDTLAYWRSQFGMKVRP; this is translated from the coding sequence CTGAAAGCGCTGGTCACCGGCGCCGCCGGGTTTGTCGGCCGCCATCTCGTCCGTCACCTTCTGGCCGAAGGGGATGAGATTTGCGGCGTCTACAAGCCCGGCCTTCCCCCCGCCACGCACGACAGCATCGACTGGCGGCCCGCCGAGCTGCTTGACGCGGCGACCGTGCGAGCCCTTATCCGCGAGGTGCAGCCTGACTGCATCTATCACCTCGCCGGCCAAGCGTCGGTCGCGCTCTCGTGGACCGACCCCGTGGGAACGTTCGAGGCGAATGTCGAGACGACCATCGTCCTGTTCGAAGCGGTGCTGGCAGCGGGCATCGATCCGGTGGTGCTGGTGGTCGGGTCGAACGAGATGTTCGGCGCAGCGCGCCCTGAGGAACAGCCGCTCGGAGAGAGCGCCCCGTTTCGCCCAGCCAATCCCTACGCGACGAGCAAGGTGGCGCAAGACTACCTTGCCTACCAGTACGCCGTCAGCCGGCGCTTGCGGACAATCCGCGTTCGGCCGTTCATGCATGTCGGCCCGGGGCAGCGGCCAGACTTTGCCATCGCGAGCTTCGCTCGCCAGATCGCCGCGATTGAGGCGGGGGAACAAGAGCCGATCCTGCGGGTCGGCAACCTCGACTCCGCCCGCGACATCACCGACGTCCGCGATATTGTTCGCGGCTATCGGCTGCTCGTCACTCGGGGAAGGCCGGGCGACGCCTACAACATCGGCCGCGGCCAAGCCTACCGCATCGGCGACCTGCTTGAGATGCTGCTCAGCATGGCCGCACGCCCCATTCAGGTCGAAGTCGACCCCGAGCGCCTTCGGCCGGCCGATACGCCGGTCGTCCTCTGCGACACGCGCAAGATCGAACGCGAGATCGGCTGGCGCCCTGAGATCGATCTCCGTACGACCCTTCGCGATACGCTCGCCTATTGGCGATCCCAGTTTGGCATGAAGGTACGGCCGTGA
- the metK gene encoding methionine adenosyltransferase, with the protein MGSTTFMRSPQLFFTSESVTEGHPDKMCDQISDAILDAHLAQDPEARVACETATTTGLIVVLGEITSRAVVNYPEIVRQTVAEIGYTNSAFGFDAATCGVIVAIGTQSPDIAQGVNTALEVRGSQVVDEAERFGAGDQGMMVGFACNETPELMPMPIALAHRLTRQLAAVRRSGKLPYLRPDGKSQVTVEYRYGRPVRVDTIVIAAQHDPAVSREQLTLDIREHVINACIPADFLDESTKYFINATGKFAIGGPMGDAGLTGRKIMVDTYGGMARHGGGAFSGKDPTKVDRSAAYAARWVAKNIVAAGLADRCEIQLAYAIGVARPVSIFVETFGTGHVPDEVIVDLVKKHFDLRPGAIIRDLKLRRPIYRKTAAYGHFGRDDIDAPWESTDKAALLRAEAGVATVG; encoded by the coding sequence ATGGGTAGCACCACCTTCATGCGTTCCCCGCAATTGTTCTTCACCTCGGAATCGGTGACCGAGGGGCACCCCGACAAGATGTGCGACCAGATTTCCGACGCGATCTTGGACGCGCACCTCGCTCAGGACCCGGAGGCGCGAGTCGCGTGCGAAACCGCGACGACCACCGGCTTGATTGTCGTCCTCGGCGAGATCACCTCGCGCGCAGTGGTGAACTACCCAGAGATCGTTCGCCAAACGGTCGCCGAGATTGGGTACACGAACTCGGCGTTCGGCTTCGACGCGGCGACCTGCGGCGTCATCGTCGCGATCGGCACGCAGTCCCCCGACATCGCTCAAGGCGTCAATACCGCTCTTGAGGTGCGCGGCAGCCAAGTTGTCGACGAGGCGGAGCGCTTCGGGGCGGGCGACCAAGGGATGATGGTCGGCTTCGCCTGCAACGAGACGCCGGAGCTGATGCCGATGCCGATCGCCTTGGCCCACCGGCTGACCCGCCAGCTCGCGGCGGTGCGCCGCTCCGGCAAGCTCCCCTACCTGCGGCCAGACGGCAAGTCGCAAGTGACCGTCGAGTACCGCTACGGCCGGCCGGTTCGCGTTGATACGATTGTGATCGCGGCCCAGCACGATCCGGCCGTCTCGCGCGAGCAGCTGACGCTCGATATCCGGGAGCACGTCATCAACGCGTGCATCCCCGCCGACTTCCTCGACGAGAGCACGAAATATTTCATCAACGCCACGGGGAAGTTCGCTATCGGCGGCCCGATGGGCGATGCCGGTCTGACCGGCCGCAAGATCATGGTCGACACCTATGGCGGGATGGCGCGGCACGGCGGCGGCGCCTTCTCCGGCAAAGACCCAACCAAGGTCGACCGGTCGGCTGCCTATGCCGCACGTTGGGTCGCCAAGAACATCGTCGCCGCCGGCTTGGCCGACCGCTGCGAAATTCAGCTTGCCTACGCGATTGGGGTCGCGCGCCCCGTTTCGATCTTCGTCGAGACATTCGGCACGGGGCACGTTCCGGATGAGGTGATTGTCGACCTCGTCAAGAAGCACTTCGACCTGCGGCCGGGGGCGATCATTCGCGACCTGAAGCTGCGCCGCCCGATTTACCGGAAGACCGCAGCCTACGGGCACTTTGGCCGCGACGACATCGATGCACCGTGGGAAAGCACCGACAAGGCAGCGCTGCTTCGCGCAGAAGCGGGCGTCGCTACCGTCGGGTAG
- a CDS encoding dienelactone hydrolase family protein — MCVPPDAEPPIRSNGAKVETKLITLTASDGNRFAAFAAMSAAPSGAGVVILPDVRGLFKFYEELAVRFAEEGINAVAIDYFGRTAGVGERDADFPFLDHVAQTTAAGVAADTRAAVEYLRSPEGGSCRSIFTVGFCFGGAHSWLQAANGHGLAGAIGFYGRPGPTRDGAPGPAARAKEMTCPVLALMGGADPGIPPEAVDELRQAFQEAGLKHEVVVYPGAPHSFFDRAYEQYAEASADAWQRCLAFIREHSRA; from the coding sequence ATGTGCGTTCCTCCGGATGCCGAGCCGCCGATCCGATCCAACGGCGCGAAGGTTGAGACGAAGCTGATCACGCTGACAGCGAGCGACGGGAATCGGTTCGCCGCCTTCGCCGCCATGTCGGCCGCCCCGAGCGGGGCCGGGGTTGTTATCCTCCCCGACGTTCGCGGTCTCTTCAAGTTCTACGAGGAGCTTGCCGTCCGCTTCGCCGAAGAGGGGATCAACGCGGTCGCCATCGACTACTTCGGCCGAACGGCCGGGGTAGGCGAACGCGACGCCGATTTCCCTTTTCTGGATCATGTCGCGCAGACCACCGCCGCCGGGGTCGCTGCCGACACCCGCGCGGCGGTCGAGTATCTCCGGTCGCCCGAGGGAGGGTCGTGCCGAAGCATCTTCACGGTGGGGTTCTGCTTCGGCGGCGCCCACTCGTGGCTGCAGGCGGCGAATGGCCACGGCCTCGCCGGCGCGATTGGCTTCTACGGACGGCCCGGCCCGACCCGCGACGGCGCGCCCGGTCCGGCGGCGCGCGCGAAAGAGATGACCTGCCCCGTGCTTGCGCTGATGGGCGGCGCCGACCCCGGGATTCCGCCGGAGGCGGTCGATGAGCTGCGGCAGGCCTTCCAAGAGGCCGGGCTGAAGCACGAGGTCGTCGTCTATCCGGGCGCGCCGCACAGCTTCTTCGACCGGGCGTACGAGCAGTATGCCGAGGCGTCCGCGGATGCGTGGCAGCGCTGCCTCGCCTTCATCCGCGAGCATTCCCGCGCCTGA
- a CDS encoding CapA family protein produces MPSRWTRWIGGGCVLLGVAFVALAVSSAGYVVVQGSGGDLVAAAFATPTFTPLPPTATASPSPTPTSPVGIRPPELPPLRVADLLTTTRAPLPAGVDPRRVRTLIVTGDVIPARYVNYKLTARGDFIYPFRATIDVLKDGDVRFINLEAPLLRRCPVVTSGYQFCGDVRFVEALKWAAIDMVNLANNHAGDYGVEGVEETIAHLKAANIGVTGRGEIAYLDVRGVRFAFLGYNGIGVRFDREKIRRQVAEARRAATVVVVQFHWGKEYVSTPAIEPGVADDDPREIGRLAIDAGADLVVGNHPHVVQGIEIYQGKLIAYSHGNFLFDQMFQRDVREGVIGRYVFYDRWLVSAHYFPTLLDDYTQPRLLQGADAEAVLKRMRDASLQLLARPFLSRTP; encoded by the coding sequence ATGCCCAGCCGCTGGACGCGATGGATCGGAGGAGGCTGCGTGCTGCTCGGCGTCGCCTTCGTCGCGCTCGCCGTCAGCAGCGCGGGCTATGTCGTCGTCCAAGGCAGCGGCGGCGACCTCGTGGCTGCCGCGTTCGCCACCCCCACCTTCACCCCCCTTCCTCCGACAGCAACGGCCTCCCCCTCGCCGACGCCGACCTCTCCGGTCGGCATCCGGCCGCCGGAGCTGCCGCCGCTGCGCGTCGCCGACCTGCTGACCACGACGCGAGCCCCCCTTCCTGCCGGGGTCGACCCGCGGCGCGTGCGCACCCTGATCGTCACCGGCGACGTCATCCCAGCACGCTACGTCAACTACAAGCTGACCGCGCGCGGCGACTTCATCTACCCCTTCCGCGCCACCATCGACGTTCTGAAGGACGGGGACGTGCGGTTCATCAATCTCGAAGCGCCGCTTCTTCGGCGCTGCCCGGTTGTCACCAGCGGCTACCAGTTTTGCGGGGATGTCCGCTTTGTCGAGGCGCTCAAGTGGGCCGCGATCGATATGGTCAATCTCGCCAACAATCACGCCGGCGACTACGGCGTTGAAGGGGTGGAGGAGACGATCGCGCATCTGAAGGCGGCGAATATCGGCGTGACCGGCCGGGGCGAGATCGCCTACCTCGATGTGCGCGGCGTGCGCTTCGCTTTCCTCGGCTACAACGGCATCGGCGTGCGGTTCGACCGGGAGAAGATCCGCCGCCAAGTCGCCGAGGCCCGGCGCGCGGCCACGGTCGTTGTCGTCCAATTCCACTGGGGCAAGGAGTATGTGTCGACGCCGGCCATTGAACCGGGCGTGGCCGACGACGACCCCCGCGAGATCGGGCGGCTCGCGATCGACGCCGGCGCCGACCTCGTAGTCGGCAACCATCCGCACGTGGTTCAAGGCATCGAGATCTACCAAGGGAAGCTGATCGCCTATTCCCATGGCAATTTCCTCTTCGACCAGATGTTCCAGCGCGATGTTCGAGAGGGGGTGATCGGCCGCTACGTCTTCTACGACCGCTGGCTCGTGAGCGCCCACTACTTCCCGACGCTGCTCGACGACTACACGCAGCCCCGGCTGCTGCAGGGCGCCGACGCTGAAGCGGTGCTCAAGCGAATGCGCGACGCCAGCCTTCAGCTGCTCGCTCGGCCGTTCCTCTCACGCACCCCCTGA
- a CDS encoding methyltransferase domain-containing protein yields MGITDTFVPSEQTKFKQEDRATLDFLKNIKTVSAAVVGRVARERYEAAVREALAAGRQPPSTPREVADLINPLFEWQADRFISRQAQEMLWPRLFEALLPEEEQYLQRLEAPVENPKGSLRLNPDLQYPAYYEIDYHIQPGGMHGKPMIPWVMEVGRAIYHSGANDRWEQQTKVARAIPEGRYERILDLGCGMGSSVIVLKERFPDAEVYGVDMSAPFLKYAHRFAERFGIALHLSQQNAEATDFPDEYFDVVSCCILFHEIPDEAAENVIREAYRLLKPGGIFNVGDIGPYRKLDPYRAFFADWQTENNGEPYWRSHGMRDLEAMFRAAGFREVTQAPVEPDAILFTTQGRK; encoded by the coding sequence ATGGGCATCACGGATACGTTTGTGCCATCGGAGCAGACCAAATTCAAGCAAGAGGACCGCGCGACGCTCGACTTTCTGAAGAACATCAAGACGGTCAGCGCTGCCGTCGTCGGCAGAGTGGCGCGCGAGCGCTACGAAGCAGCCGTGCGCGAGGCGCTTGCTGCCGGCCGCCAGCCGCCCTCCACGCCGCGCGAAGTGGCAGACCTCATCAATCCGCTCTTCGAATGGCAGGCCGACCGCTTTATCTCTCGCCAGGCGCAAGAGATGCTCTGGCCGCGGCTGTTTGAGGCGCTCCTGCCCGAGGAGGAACAGTATCTGCAGCGGCTTGAGGCGCCCGTGGAGAACCCGAAGGGCAGTCTGCGCCTTAATCCCGACCTGCAGTATCCCGCCTATTACGAGATCGACTACCACATCCAGCCCGGCGGGATGCACGGCAAGCCGATGATCCCGTGGGTCATGGAAGTCGGCCGTGCCATCTACCACTCGGGCGCCAACGACCGCTGGGAACAGCAGACGAAGGTGGCGCGGGCGATCCCCGAGGGCCGCTATGAGCGGATCCTCGACCTCGGCTGCGGCATGGGGTCGAGCGTTATCGTCCTCAAGGAGCGCTTCCCCGACGCCGAGGTGTATGGCGTCGATATGTCCGCGCCGTTCTTGAAGTACGCCCACCGCTTCGCCGAGCGGTTCGGGATCGCGCTCCATCTCAGCCAGCAGAATGCCGAAGCGACCGACTTCCCGGACGAGTATTTCGATGTCGTCTCGTGCTGCATCCTGTTCCACGAAATTCCCGATGAAGCCGCCGAAAATGTCATCCGCGAGGCCTATCGGCTCCTGAAGCCGGGCGGCATCTTTAATGTCGGCGACATCGGCCCCTACCGGAAGCTCGACCCCTACCGCGCCTTCTTTGCCGACTGGCAGACAGAGAACAATGGCGAGCCGTACTGGCGCTCCCACGGAATGCGCGACCTCGAAGCGATGTTCCGCGCCGCCGGCTTCCGTGAGGTGACCCAAGCGCCGGTCGAGCCGGACGCAATCCTGTTCACAACCCAAGGCCGCAAGTAG
- a CDS encoding class I fructose-bisphosphate aldolase translates to MVVASERAIDRIVRLLGDEAESLLSHQSRTIDRSLLHLPGPDFLDTVFQPSDRNSQTLRNLHALFNTGRLAGTGYVSILPVDQGVEHSAGASFAPNPIYFDPENIVKLAIEGGCNAVASTLGVLGAVSRRYAHKIPFIVKINHNELLTYPNKYDQILFASVKQAWNLGAAGIGATIYFGSEESSRQIVEISQAFAQAHELGMFTVLWCYLRNSAFKADKDYHLAADLTGQANHLGVTIEADLIKQKLPENNNGYGALSVNGVKYGQTSKLVYTQLTSDHPIDLCRYQVVNCYMGRAGLINSGGASGANDLAEAVRTAVINKRAGGMGLISGRKAFQKPMKEGIELLHAIQDVYLCPDVTIA, encoded by the coding sequence ATGGTTGTCGCAAGTGAACGGGCCATTGACCGCATTGTCCGCCTTCTCGGCGATGAAGCCGAGTCGCTGCTCTCTCACCAGTCGCGCACCATCGACCGCTCGTTGCTGCACTTGCCCGGTCCCGACTTTCTCGACACGGTGTTCCAGCCGAGCGATCGCAACAGCCAGACATTGCGCAATCTTCACGCGCTTTTCAACACCGGCCGTCTTGCCGGCACCGGCTATGTCAGCATTCTCCCCGTTGACCAGGGGGTCGAGCATAGCGCCGGCGCGAGCTTCGCGCCGAACCCCATCTATTTCGACCCGGAGAACATCGTCAAACTGGCGATCGAAGGCGGCTGCAACGCTGTCGCCTCGACCCTCGGCGTTCTCGGCGCTGTCAGCCGGCGCTATGCCCATAAAATTCCCTTCATTGTCAAGATCAACCATAACGAGCTGCTCACCTACCCGAATAAGTACGACCAGATTCTGTTTGCGAGTGTCAAGCAGGCGTGGAATCTCGGCGCGGCAGGCATCGGCGCCACAATCTACTTCGGCAGCGAAGAGAGCAGCCGTCAGATCGTCGAAATCAGCCAGGCGTTTGCCCAAGCGCATGAGCTGGGGATGTTCACCGTGCTCTGGTGCTATCTCCGCAACAGCGCGTTCAAGGCCGATAAGGACTACCATCTCGCTGCCGACTTGACCGGTCAAGCAAACCATCTTGGCGTGACGATCGAGGCCGACCTCATCAAGCAAAAGCTGCCCGAGAACAACAACGGCTACGGCGCGCTGAGCGTCAACGGCGTGAAATACGGCCAGACGAGCAAACTGGTCTACACCCAGCTCACCTCCGACCACCCGATTGACCTCTGCCGCTACCAAGTGGTCAACTGCTACATGGGGCGCGCGGGCTTGATCAACTCCGGGGGCGCTTCGGGCGCGAACGACCTTGCTGAAGCGGTGCGCACGGCGGTTATCAACAAGCGCGCGGGCGGCATGGGGCTGATCAGCGGGCGCAAGGCGTTCCAGAAGCCGATGAAGGAGGGGATTGAGCTGCTGCACGCGATCCAAGACGTCTATCTCTGCCCGGACGTGACGATCGCCTAA
- a CDS encoding zinc-ribbon domain-containing protein: MPSAVQRCFQCGAPLAPSQRFCDQCGAHVILATPAAPSSSAAQGERAAAPAARQSSMTGCCLAAVVGFVVVFCVGVALAGGAAYFLGSGFSFGP; the protein is encoded by the coding sequence ATGCCAAGCGCGGTCCAACGCTGCTTTCAGTGCGGCGCGCCGCTCGCGCCTTCCCAACGCTTCTGTGACCAATGCGGCGCCCACGTCATCCTAGCGACGCCGGCAGCGCCGAGCAGCAGCGCCGCTCAGGGTGAGCGGGCCGCTGCGCCGGCAGCGCGGCAATCGAGCATGACCGGCTGCTGTCTCGCTGCCGTTGTCGGGTTCGTCGTCGTCTTCTGCGTGGGGGTTGCCCTCGCCGGTGGTGCTGCCTACTTCCTCGGCTCCGGCTTTTCTTTCGGGCCGTGA
- a CDS encoding CoA transferase — translation MVSRANGGTLAMPGPLAGVRIIDLSEGVAGPFAAKQLADLGADVIKVERPGGDPARRYGPFPGDIPHPEKSGLFIHLNTNKRSVVVDPATPSGRAIILQLAARAHALIESFPPGTLAAWGLGWDDLAAVNPRIVLTSVTPFGTAGPAAHRQATDLTLAARSSFLIAAGEPDREPVKYPGRQTELVGGLHAAWGTMVALYHADVTGEGQVVDTSILEAAVMISDQNMLSVAYWNGGGRARAGRRPLRFPPIVMPVLDGYVSLLVTDLQWPRFCRMAGLEAYAHDPQLATQRGRIERLEELEVAFLPWFLSHTKREVFEIAQRHGVPIAPFNTIAEVLDDPQFRARGYFRKMVHPVLGEITLTGPPALLTETPWELRRPAPLLDQHAEEILCGELGYRPEELLALRAEGATG, via the coding sequence ATGGTCAGTCGCGCCAACGGAGGAACGCTCGCCATGCCTGGCCCTCTTGCCGGTGTGCGCATCATCGACCTGAGCGAAGGCGTCGCCGGCCCCTTTGCCGCCAAACAGCTTGCCGACCTCGGCGCGGATGTCATCAAGGTCGAACGGCCGGGAGGCGACCCGGCACGCCGGTACGGTCCCTTTCCCGGCGACATTCCGCATCCGGAGAAGAGCGGGCTGTTTATCCATCTCAATACCAACAAGCGCTCGGTCGTGGTCGACCCCGCAACGCCGAGCGGGCGAGCGATCATCCTCCAGCTCGCTGCGCGCGCCCATGCCCTTATCGAGAGCTTTCCTCCCGGAACGCTGGCTGCGTGGGGACTAGGGTGGGACGACCTTGCCGCCGTTAATCCGCGGATCGTGCTCACCTCGGTCACCCCGTTTGGAACGGCCGGTCCAGCAGCTCATCGGCAGGCAACCGACCTGACGCTTGCCGCCCGCTCCAGCTTCCTCATCGCTGCCGGCGAGCCAGACCGGGAGCCGGTGAAATATCCCGGCCGCCAAACCGAGCTGGTTGGCGGGCTGCATGCGGCTTGGGGAACGATGGTGGCGCTCTATCATGCCGATGTCACGGGCGAGGGCCAAGTGGTCGACACCTCGATTCTCGAAGCAGCAGTGATGATCTCCGACCAGAATATGCTGAGCGTCGCCTACTGGAACGGCGGGGGACGCGCCCGCGCCGGCCGGCGGCCGCTTCGCTTCCCGCCGATCGTGATGCCGGTCCTCGACGGCTATGTCTCGCTGCTCGTCACCGATCTGCAGTGGCCCCGCTTCTGTCGGATGGCCGGTCTTGAGGCGTATGCCCATGACCCCCAGCTCGCTACCCAGCGCGGTCGTATCGAGCGGCTCGAAGAGCTCGAGGTCGCCTTTCTGCCCTGGTTTCTCAGCCATACCAAGCGCGAGGTGTTCGAGATCGCGCAACGGCACGGCGTCCCAATCGCGCCATTCAATACCATCGCTGAGGTGCTCGACGACCCACAGTTCCGCGCGCGGGGATATTTCCGGAAGATGGTGCACCCCGTGCTGGGCGAGATCACGCTCACCGGGCCGCCGGCGCTGTTGACGGAGACCCCCTGGGAGCTGCGAAGGCCGGCGCCCCTGCTCGACCAGCACGCCGAGGAGATCTTGTGCGGGGAGCTCGGGTACCGCCCGGAAGAGCTCCTTGCGCTGCGCGCCGAAGGAGCGACCGGATGA
- a CDS encoding CoA transferase has product MNVLTDLPGALRGIRVLDYTTAWAGPRLTTYLAEMGAEVIHVESIQYLDTHRGWSKWAWGASGNMPNNDPGRRPWERNSQYNEFNKNKLGITLNLADPDGVALFKELVKISDVVVDNYKAGTTARFGVDYDTLRKIRPDIIQVSLPAFGSTGPYRDYTAWGNQVMALCGQGLLLNYEGEEEPEPGGTYADPLAAITGAFVVVAALFHRRRTGQGQYIELALSEVSPPLLPEAFAEYTMNGRQPLPRGNSVPEAVPWNVYPCQGEDAWIAICCRTDAEALRLFEMMGRRDFLERFATIPARLAARAEIDAAVAAWTAPQEKYQLADRLQAAGIPAEAAAQYAEVLVDPQLQARGFFVELDHPECGVYPHPLQAVRLSKTPPIDYRAAPTYGQHNAEVLGGLLGVSQERLEELAAKQVIGTEPLEDEERRRRDRAWGVS; this is encoded by the coding sequence ATGAATGTGCTGACTGATCTGCCGGGCGCCCTGCGCGGCATCCGCGTGCTCGACTACACGACGGCGTGGGCGGGACCGCGGCTGACGACCTATCTTGCCGAGATGGGCGCCGAGGTGATCCACGTCGAGTCGATCCAGTATCTCGATACGCACCGTGGCTGGAGCAAGTGGGCGTGGGGCGCCTCCGGCAACATGCCGAACAACGACCCCGGTCGTCGGCCTTGGGAACGCAACTCGCAATATAACGAGTTCAATAAAAACAAGCTCGGGATCACGCTCAACCTCGCCGACCCGGACGGGGTCGCCCTGTTCAAAGAACTGGTCAAGATCTCTGATGTCGTAGTGGATAACTACAAAGCGGGCACCACTGCCCGCTTCGGCGTCGACTACGACACCTTGCGGAAGATCCGTCCCGACATCATCCAAGTTTCGCTTCCGGCGTTCGGCTCGACCGGCCCCTACCGCGACTACACCGCGTGGGGGAATCAGGTGATGGCGCTCTGCGGCCAGGGCCTGCTGCTGAACTACGAGGGCGAGGAAGAGCCCGAGCCGGGCGGCACCTATGCCGATCCGCTGGCCGCGATCACGGGCGCGTTCGTCGTGGTGGCGGCGCTCTTTCACCGCCGGCGCACCGGCCAAGGGCAGTACATCGAATTGGCGCTTAGTGAGGTCAGTCCGCCGCTCCTTCCCGAGGCTTTCGCTGAGTACACCATGAACGGCCGTCAGCCCCTTCCGCGCGGCAACAGCGTCCCTGAAGCGGTGCCGTGGAACGTCTACCCCTGCCAGGGCGAGGATGCCTGGATTGCCATTTGCTGCCGCACTGATGCGGAGGCGCTGCGGCTGTTTGAGATGATGGGCCGGCGCGATTTTCTCGAGCGTTTCGCGACGATCCCCGCGCGCCTTGCCGCGCGCGCCGAGATCGACGCTGCAGTCGCCGCGTGGACGGCGCCCCAGGAGAAATATCAGCTTGCCGATCGCCTGCAGGCGGCCGGGATCCCTGCCGAGGCAGCGGCGCAGTACGCCGAAGTCCTTGTCGACCCGCAGCTGCAGGCGCGCGGCTTCTTTGTCGAACTCGATCACCCGGAATGCGGGGTCTATCCCCATCCGCTGCAGGCGGTGCGGCTCTCGAAAACGCCGCCGATCGATTACCGCGCCGCTCCAACGTATGGTCAGCACAACGCCGAAGTCCTCGGGGGGCTGCTCGGAGTGAGCCAAGAGCGCTTGGAGGAGCTGGCGGCAAAGCAGGTGATCGGCACCGAGCCGCTCGAGGACGAGGAGCGCCGCCGCCGCGATCGCGCCTGGGGGGTCAGCTGA
- a CDS encoding MFS transporter, with the protein MTTTEKRGATPRWAGLLYAEGAFGFNVLHQMQTLWLVYFYAPPPESGRPVLAPIALLTLLFAVGRVVEAFDDLLIGHWSDVTRSRWGRRLPFIVGGGPFVGVLFILLWFPPPLEPVWMAIYVFLVLQAYFLAATVVQQPYEAVLAEMSRDSATRVRVATWKVAFGIVGAAVGLIGSGLLIERIGFGPTGAVFAAIAVGSVLLSVTGIRRLPRAPALEKRISLPRALLLTTTNRQFLVFVTSSVLFFLGLNLLTLLLPYFATVVLRRNEGLVSLLTATFTAVAFLSLPLVGRLAAWRSKAFAYKAAMAALGLLLPGLFFIGYLPGIDPLMQGFFYVALLGVPMAALFVLPSPLIADIIDDDARRTGLRREGMYYAADVTVRKLGFALSTAIFGAVLATFGFSVEQPLGVRLIGPIAGLGVLLGLLLFAVGYRLPDRIDPDPVK; encoded by the coding sequence ATGACGACGACCGAGAAGCGCGGCGCGACACCCCGCTGGGCAGGGCTGCTCTATGCCGAAGGCGCCTTCGGCTTCAATGTCCTCCACCAGATGCAGACGCTCTGGCTGGTCTATTTCTATGCTCCTCCGCCCGAAAGCGGACGGCCGGTGCTCGCGCCGATCGCCCTGCTCACCCTGCTTTTCGCGGTCGGCCGGGTGGTAGAAGCGTTCGATGACCTGCTGATCGGGCATTGGAGCGATGTCACGCGCTCGCGCTGGGGACGGCGGCTGCCGTTCATCGTCGGCGGCGGCCCCTTTGTTGGGGTGCTGTTCATCCTACTGTGGTTTCCGCCCCCGCTCGAACCGGTCTGGATGGCGATCTACGTTTTTCTTGTCCTCCAAGCCTATTTTCTGGCGGCGACGGTCGTCCAGCAGCCGTATGAGGCGGTTCTTGCCGAAATGAGCCGCGATTCGGCGACACGGGTGCGTGTCGCGACGTGGAAAGTCGCGTTCGGGATTGTGGGCGCCGCCGTCGGCTTGATCGGCAGCGGCCTCTTGATTGAGCGCATCGGCTTCGGGCCAACGGGCGCCGTCTTTGCCGCGATCGCGGTCGGGAGCGTGCTCCTCTCCGTAACCGGCATCCGGCGGCTGCCGCGCGCGCCGGCGCTCGAGAAGCGCATCTCGCTTCCCCGCGCGCTCCTCCTCACGACGACGAACCGGCAGTTCTTGGTCTTCGTGACGAGTTCGGTCCTGTTCTTCCTGGGGCTCAATTTGCTCACTCTCTTGCTGCCCTACTTTGCGACTGTCGTCCTGCGCCGGAATGAGGGGCTGGTGTCGCTGCTCACCGCGACCTTTACCGCGGTAGCGTTTCTCTCCCTGCCGCTGGTCGGGCGGCTGGCGGCGTGGCGCTCGAAGGCCTTCGCCTACAAGGCGGCGATGGCGGCGCTCGGTCTCCTGCTGCCCGGGCTGTTCTTCATCGGCTATCTCCCCGGGATCGACCCGCTCATGCAAGGGTTTTTCTACGTCGCGCTCTTGGGCGTGCCGATGGCTGCACTGTTCGTTCTGCCCAGCCCCTTGATCGCCGACATCATCGATGACGACGCCCGCCGAACCGGCTTGCGGCGGGAGGGCATGTACTACGCGGCCGATGTGACGGTGCGCAAGCTCGGCTTCGCCCTCTCAACGGCGATCTTCGGCGCTGTCCTCGCCACCTTCGGCTTCTCGGTGGAGCAGCCGCTCGGCGTGCGGCTCATCGGCCCGATCGCAGGGCTTGGCGTGCTGCTCGGCCTGCTCCTCTTCGCCGTCGGCTATCGGCTGCCCGACCGGATCGATCCGGACCCGGTTAAGTAG